The genome window ttaagattttatttatttattcatgagagacacagagagagagagagagagagagagagaggtggagacacaggccgagggagaagcaggctccacgcagggagcccgatgtaggactcgatcctgggactctaggatcacgccctggggccaaagtcaggtgctagactgctgagccactcagggattccctcccccaccctttttaaaatattttatttatttattcatgagagacacagagagaggcagagagagaagcagactccatgcagggagcccgatgtgggactcgatcccgggactccaggatcatgctctgggccaaaggcagacgctcaactgctgagcgacccaggtgtccctttttttgtttaaattaatgagagacacagagagaggcagagacagagggagcaggctccttacggggagcccgatgtgggacttgatcctgggaccctggattcacacaaaccctgagccaaaggcagatgctctaccgttgggccacccaggtgtccccatatagTACATCTTTATCCATAGTTCCTTGCACACAACTCCCCAAACTCTTGGAATTTCTGGAAGCATAAGCACAAGGGAagcatcttttgttataatatttgtTCTCTCATCCTCAGTTCCTGAATATGCTTCAGAGCCATAAAGGTGAAATGGGTGTCTTATTACTCACAACAAGGTCCTTCCCATCACAGCTGGGTTTATGTTAACGAGGAGACTTTTGGAGAGTGCTTAAGGAtgagggctggttgccaggagaaccacCCACAAATGTAGCGGTGGAAATTTCAGTCCCCCCCTGACCTGAGGGTagagaggaggaagagctggAGGTGGATTCGGTGACCAGTGGCCCATGATTTAagcaatcatgcctatgtaatgaagccccCAAAAGGTGAGGTTCAGAGAACTTCCAGGTTGGGGAACCAGAATGCTTCCATGTTGTCACTGTGCCGAACCCTGAACTCCATGTGGGCAGAAGCCCCTTTGGGAGCTCCCACTAGGTCTCTCTTCCTGTGGCTATTgactgacatctttttttttttttttcatcttttattttttttaagtaatgtaattacttttttttttaagtaattttttttatacccaatgtgggtcttgaacttacaaccccgagattaagagtggcaggctctactgactgagccaactgggTGCCCCAACTGGTGTCCTTTCATGTCCTTTGAATTAAGCCAGTAATCTAGTGATggatttcctgagttctgtgagtcactctagcaaattaatagaGCCCAAAGAGGGGGGtcgtgggaacctctgatttagaGCCAAGAAATACAGTAACAACCTTTTGACTCCTGCCTGAAGTGGAGGGTGGTCTTGGGGGGACTGAGCCTTGagcctgtggaatctgatgctatctcggGGTGGAAGGcatcagaattgagttgaatgcTCAAGACACATGTTGGTGGGGGGAACTCTGaacacactccccacccccacccccacacatgcATCGGAATTGGGTCCAGGAACCCACTGAGGTGGTGGGGCTTAAGTGAGGGGTACAGAGCACCCGTTACGACCTGGGCTCTAAGGCCCCTTCTTGTCCTTGCCTCCCCCAAGACACGGATTCTTTCCTGCCTCCACACCTTTGCCCAAGCCCTTCTTCCCGCCTTGCGTGCCCTCTCCCACTGTCCTAGTCCAGAGCcctcctgcctgcagcccctTGTCAGCAAGCCCACGACACTCGTCCCCTCCCTGCAGGGTGTCCACATCTTCCCCACAATGCCACCTGAGCCAGACCCTGCTGGCTCCCTCCTGGGCCTTTCCTGAGGCTTCCAGGAATGTTCCCCAGTGCCGCCCTGTGAGGGAGCTCTGGGCCAGGAGGAGGCAGGCGAGAAAACCAGTCTCCGGGAGAGTCCTGCCTTGCTGCGTTCTCCCTCATTCATTCACGGCAGAGACcagccttggggtggggggtggggggtgcagctCTGACTGTGTCACAGGAAGGGGGCCGCTGCCCAGAAATCTGATCCCCCCAACAGTGGAACCAACTAAAGCTGGAGGAGGCTCTATAGATGGGCTCTTCCCAGCAGCCCATTTCACAGGCAGGGACAAagaggcccagggtgggggccTGGCAGGCTCAGGTCTCAGTGCCAGGCCCAGATCCGGCCCTGGGGCACAGGCTGGCCTTCTCGAGGCTCAGAGGTCACAGAGGACTTCCAGGGATACAGAGCCGGGTGCAGCATGCCTGTGGGCACGGGGAGCGCTGCAGGTGACAAGCGGCCGGGAGACCAAGCTGGGTGACCAGGGAGGGCTTCCCTGAGGTGGGCATGTCCCACAGCACCCCAAACTTGACCTGTCCCAAGCCAGTGGGGGATCTCCGTCAGAAACCTGGCCCTCCGCCACGTCCCACCCATCTTACAGTCACTTCATGGCTTCTTCATCCTTGGCACGTTTGCTCCCACTTTGTCATTCACCTCCCTACCGCAGGCCACTGTCGTCATCCTCCACTCAGACGACTGCTTCTATTcttgtctccttcttcctcctgagAGCTGCCATTTGAATGTAACCTCACCACCATGCTGGAAACTCTCTGAGGGCTCCTCATTGCCCTGGGGACAGAGACCGCAGCCTGCACAGCTGTGCTCAGCCTCTGCAGgcagcccctcctcctcaccACGCCTTCGGCTTTGCTCTGCGCCGTCACCATggcacctcaggacctttgcacaacCTGTTCCCCTCATGGGCCTGGCTCATGCTATTCATCCTCTGCCCCAAACTGCCTCATCCCTTCCCATACACCCCAGAGACCTGCTAATTCCTGGAAAGTCTGGAATCTACCAAATTCAGAGGGCCAGGCCCAGGTCTGACACAGCCCACCTGGACAGTTTGTTGTTCTTGCTCTCCGGCCATGAGCAGCTGCTGCCGAGTGGGTTCCGGATTCGGTGCTAAAAATAATCCTATGACCCAGACAGGAAGAGCCAACGGGGACACAGCTGCTCCTGGGAGGGGCTGGCTGGAGCTTCGGGGAGGCCTTCCCCCTGCAGTTTGGGGTCCATGTGTGGGAAGGGGTTAGGCACTGAGCTCACATCTTGTATCGTCAGAAGGAAAACACAGCAAGGTCAGAGAAGCAGCTTGAGGAGCGGGGCTCATTGTCACCTTGCCCAGGGACCATAGGCCTTCCTTCAGGTCCCTCCTCAGTGCAGGAGAGACTGCAGGCCCAGCTGGCAGGTCTGCCATCCTGCTGCTTAGGACAGGCAACCAAATAGGCCCCAGCATACTGGCTGCCTGCATCTCTAGGCCCCTGGGACCGTGTGGTGTCCAGGGCTTCTCTCCATAAATAACTGTTTGCAGATGCCTGCATCAGAGAAGTGGACCTGCCCTGGGCCTGAAACCAGACAGGAAAAGCCTGGACTGCTGACAGAGGTCGGCCTCAGGCCCTGCTGGGCCTcatgctgggcctcagtttccccacctaaGAATACCCAGGGTTCTGAGGAGAGAGCATCGAATCCAGCCATGTTCCCCTGGCTGTCCCGTTTGGCTGGCAGTCCCCACCTATCCTGGGCCCCATGCCTCCTGGGGAATGTTTCTCCTTCCCCAGGCCAGGCGCCTGCCTTATCAGCCCCAATCAAAGGGGAGACAGACGCTCCTGTCCACAATGACAGGCCCTCCTATTAGCCCCGGCCTGACCCTGAGTGGAGGGCCCAGAGCTTGCTGAGCGCCTGGAGGCAGGAATACCTCCACTTCCCCACGCTGACATGAAACCTGACCTCCCTGGATGGCTCTCATGACTGGCAGGCGCCAGCCCTGGCATCTGAGGGCCTGCATCCCCACCCtgctgccctgcctcctccaggacaGGACCTACTCTGCGGGGCCCCCCTCAAATGTGACCTTGGCCTGCTTTGCTGGAAAATGGAGGCTGCTCAAGAGGGCCTCCCACCACCCAAACTCAGCATGTTGGTCCAGTTCCTGCTGTATCAGGCCAGACCTGTTCTCACTCAGGAGCCAAAAGCACATCCCCCTTCAATGCcccgcctctccctccccttcactcCCCTTGAACCAGGGGCCCCCCTGAACCACTCCCTAGGGAACCCCTCTTAGCACTCTGGTTTTCTTAGGATCCACCTGAGATACCTTTGTCAGCCGGTTCTCAGCCTTTCCAGTCCTCTCGGGGGAACTTGGGGCCCTGTCCAGGACATTCCTCATCTTCTACACTTACATACACACCTGAGCTCCCCACATTGGTAAAGGCACCTCTGTTTGTgcaccttcctctccctcctcccctccatgaTCTTGGTGACAGGGACCTTGGCATGGCTGCATCCCATTGTCTGTCCCCAGGCCACGTGTCTGTGAGCTTCACTGCCTTGCTCCTGAAGCCCCCTCAAGCCTACCCTGGCTTCCCTGGCCAGGTCTGCCTTCCCTAACTGTGGAAGGGTAAGCTCTATGCCTggcctctctcctcttttccattTAGCTTCACCCCTTGGACACCTCACGCAGGCCCAAGGCCACAAATGCCACTGGTCTACCAAGGACTGACAGCCACAACTGGACTGCCTGCCCGACCTCTCCCCCAGCACCACTCTTGGATTTCTCCAGGTGGATGTCACACAGACACCCCAAACTCAACGGGGCCAGAACGAGATTCCATCTGCCTGCCCTTCCCCAAAGCGTTCATCTCAGTAAAGGCCGCCACCATCCACCCGCCGGTGTTCAGACCTGCAGGTCACCCTCGATTCCTCTCCCACAGCTCTGTCCAGCCCCTCCGCGACTCTCCAGGCCCTACCCTGCCCAAGCCACCGCCGTGCCTTGCAGCCTCCCGCTGCTTACTGATCCCTCTGGCAGTCTACTGTCTTTGCAGCAGCCACAGGGACCTTTTAAAGTGACAATCACGTGCCGCTTCTTCAAAGGGGCTCTCCAGATCACCCCGTCCGGCGGCACAGCTCCCTACCCGACCCTCCACTCCTGGCGTTATTCGCGGCAGCTCCAGCTCCGGTGAACACCCGCTCTCAGTGAGCGCAGGCCTATGACTGCCTGTCTCCTGTGTCCTATCGGCTGCTGGATCTCCGCGTCCAGGGAAGCCCCTGGCACACGGTCGGTGTTCAATCAACGGTggacttgaatgaatgaatgaatgaaggagttTCTTCCATCAAAATGACGAGGGCCCGGGTGGGCACGCGGGCTCCGGGGAAGAGTCCCCACGGGAGTCGCCGGGGGGTCAGGTGGACGGCGGCGGGAAGAGGTGGTCGGACACCGGGCGCGTCCCCCGTGCTGGGCCAGGTGGCACTCCCTCTGGAACTCAGGCGGGGACCGGAAAGGCGGGACCGAGCGGCCGCCAGCCCAGGTGGACTCCGAGCGGGCCCCGCCCCTTCCGGTCTCCTCTCCGCCCGCGGAggcgccctggccccgcccccagagcctGTGGCCCCTCGCTATTGGCTCTCCCTGGCGGGCCGCGAAGAGCCCCGCTCCTCATTGGCCGCACCTTCTCCCGCGTCGCCGAGGCCGGCACCACAACAACCGCCACGTGCTCAACTGCGGGGCCCGCTCTTTGGTCCCGAGTCCTGACCCGCCCACCCCCCTGtcccgccccggccgcccgctGCCTCCTCCTACTGGCGACCCGGCCCAGGGTCCCTCCCCCCGTCCTGGGCGCGCGGCGCCTAGGACGCGCATTGGCCGAAGCCGGGAGCGAGGCGGGGCTTGGAGGCGGGTTTAAGAGCGCGCCGCAGGTTGGGCCACGCGTGTCCGAGAAGGTTCAATGGCGTGGCAGGGGCTGGCGGCCGAGTTCCTGCAGGTGCCCGCGGTGACGCGGGCCTACACGGCGGCCTGCGTCCTAACCACGGCTGCTGTGGTaagccgggcgggcgggcgggggcgtcTCCACGGCTGCAGCCGGGAGGGGTGTCCCCATGGTGACCGCTGGGTTCCGCACCCCTGGTTCCGCAGCAGCTGGAGCTCCTCAGCCCCTTCCAGCTCTATTTCAACCCGCACCTCGTCTTCCggaagttccaggtgaggctgcCCCGCCCGTTGCACCTGTCGGCCGGCCCCTGGCCCGCGCCTGACAGCCCGCCTCTCCTCGGTCCCCGTAGGTCTGGAGGCTCGTCACCAACTTCCTCTTCTTCGGGCCCCTGGGATTCAGCTTCTTCTTCAACATGCTTTTCGTGTATCCTGCGCCGCGCGGCCCCAGGCGTCGGGGTGGGGCGGCCCGCCGGGCTGGGGGGCGGCTCGCCGGGCTGCGGGAGGCCCGAagcggggaaactgaggctctgccGGGTGGCACTTCCTTCACGGACGCCGCAGGTTCCGCTACTGCCGCATGCTGGAGGAGGGCTCCTTCCGCGGCCGCACGGCCGACTTCGTCTTCATGTTTCTCTTCGGGGGCGTCCTCATGACCGTATCCTTCCCGGGCGCTGAAACTTCAGGCCGCAGCGCCTCTGGGCCCAGCCTGTGTCGGCCATGGGGCCGACATGGGCACCCCGGCCGGAGGGGGACAGGGCGGTCCCCGCCAGCTCAGGATGTATCTAGCATACATCATGTGCTCAGCTCCGGATGCCAGCGCCAGCTCTCCAGGCCGTACACACCACCACAGGGCCGGGTGCAGCGGAGCCAGCTGGGGTGCTCGCAGGCTGGGGCCCAGAGGACAAGCAGGACGGATCACGTGGAGCCTGAAGGCCACAGCGTGGCCTCGATCGGAAGGGCACATCTTGATCGGGGAGTGGCacatggggggaggagggaggattcCAGGGGTCCGGGGCAGGGGCTCTGAGACCTGCACCagggaagccccccccccccccacacacacaccttgacTCTGGCTCAgctgctggggctcctgggcagcCTGTTCTTCCTGGGCCAGGCCCTCACAGTCATGCTGGTGTATGTGTGGAGCCGCCGCAACCCCCGAGTGAGGGTCAACTTCTTTGGCCTCCTCACCTTCCATGCACCATTCCTGCCCTGGGCGCTCATGGGTTTCTCACTGCTGCTGGGCAACTCGATTCTCGTGGACCTGCTGGGTGAGCCTGCCTGTGCACCTGCCCTCCCCAAACAGACCGTCTGGCACATGCCACCTCAGGCTGGC of Canis lupus baileyi chromosome 27, mCanLup2.hap1, whole genome shotgun sequence contains these proteins:
- the DERL3 gene encoding derlin-3 isoform X2 — encoded protein: MAWQGLAAEFLQVPAVTRAYTAACVLTTAAVLELLSPFQLYFNPHLVFRKFQVWRLVTNFLFFGPLGFSFFFNMLFVFRYCRMLEEGSFRGRTADFVFMFLFGGVLMTLLGLLGSLFFLGQALTVMLVYVWSRRNPRVRVNFFGLLTFHAPFLPWALMGFSLLLGNSILVDLLGIAVGHIYYFLEDVFPNQPGGKRLLLTPRFLGTHPGATLGLITQGPSPRNQVTGSLLCLQDIAFGQSQLQGAWRGGGYLVFLSWSRIFFSISASVRVSSSGHHWSASPVFRMAISTVGRGFSLWAGDGGW
- the DERL3 gene encoding derlin-3 isoform X1, encoding MAWQGLAAEFLQVPAVTRAYTAACVLTTAAVQLELLSPFQLYFNPHLVFRKFQVWRLVTNFLFFGPLGFSFFFNMLFVFRYCRMLEEGSFRGRTADFVFMFLFGGVLMTLLGLLGSLFFLGQALTVMLVYVWSRRNPRVRVNFFGLLTFHAPFLPWALMGFSLLLGNSILVDLLGIAVGHIYYFLEDVFPNQPGGKRLLLTPRFLGTHPGATLGLITQGPSPRNQVTGSLLCLQDIAFGQSQLQGAWRGGGYLVFLSWSRIFFSISASVRVSSSGHHWSASPVFRMAISTVGRGFSLWAGDGGW
- the DERL3 gene encoding derlin-3 isoform X3, which produces MAWQGLAAEFLQVPAVTRAYTAACVLTTAAVQLELLSPFQLYFNPHLVFRKFQVWRLVTNFLFFGPLGFSFFFNMLFVFRYCRMLEEGSFRGRTADFVFMFLFGGVLMTLLGLLGSLFFLGQALTVMLVYVWSRRNPRVRVNFFGLLTFHAPFLPWALMGFSLLLGNSILVDLLGIAVGHIYYFLEDVFPNQPGGKRLLLTPRFLKLLLDAPQEDPNYLPLPEEQPGPLQQ
- the DERL3 gene encoding derlin-3 isoform X4, whose translation is MAWQGLAAEFLQVPAVTRAYTAACVLTTAAVLELLSPFQLYFNPHLVFRKFQVWRLVTNFLFFGPLGFSFFFNMLFVFRYCRMLEEGSFRGRTADFVFMFLFGGVLMTLLGLLGSLFFLGQALTVMLVYVWSRRNPRVRVNFFGLLTFHAPFLPWALMGFSLLLGNSILVDLLGIAVGHIYYFLEDVFPNQPGGKRLLLTPRFLKLLLDAPQEDPNYLPLPEEQPGPLQQ